Sequence from the Catenuloplanes indicus genome:
CCGCCGCGGAACGGGTCCCGCCGCACGGCCAGCAGGTGCCGGGTCACCCGCCCGGTGCCGCCGGCGGACAGCAGCAGGTCGTGCCGGGCGCCGCCCGGCGTGCCGAAACCGAACGCGAGCCCGAGCACGTCCGGCAGCGCCCCCGGCAGCCCGGCACCGCGAGAGAGGCGCACCACCCCCGCGTCCTCGCCCGGCTCGTCCAGCCACGGCACGCCCCACCGGCCTCCGCCGCGGCGGAGCAGGCGAGCCTCGTACACCCGGCCGGTGGTGTGTATGGGTTTGCCGCCGCGCAGTCGCGCGAGCCGGTTGAAGACGCCGCCCACTCCCCAGGTCATGACGTCCGCATACCCCGGATCGGCTCAGGCGAACAGGTTCCGCTTGATCCCGGCGGCCTGGAACAGGTGGTCGCGGGACGCCTCCAGCTCGCTGCCGAGCCGGCCGAGGTCCGCGTCGAGCAGCCGGCCCCGCCACTTGCGCACCGTGCCGCCGACGATCACGGTCTCCACGTTCGTCCGGTCCATCAGCGTCACCACCGCGCCGGGTGCGCTGTTCATCGGTGCGACGTTGAGCGCGGTCGCGTCCAGGATGACGATGTCCGCCTCCTTGCCCGGCGTCAGCGAGCCGGTCCGGTGGCCGAGCCCGAGGTGCTCGGCGCCGTTGATGGTCGCGAAGCGCAGCACGTCCCGGTCGAGCAGCAGCTCCGGCGTGCCCGGCGCCGGGGCGGGCCAGAAGTTCTCCGGTGTGCGGCCCGGCTGCGCGAAGACCCGCTCGTGGACCTGCATGCGCTGCAGCGTCAGCGTGGCGCGCATCAGCGTGAACGGGTCCGCGGCCATCGTGGTCTCGACGTCCGAGCTGAGCGACGGCTCCATGCCGAGCGCCTGCACGGTCAGCAGCGGCGGCGTGCCGTGCCGCATCGTCATCTCGATCGGTACGGCGAGCGAGACCCGCACGCCGGCGTCGCGGACCGACTGCCACACCTCGTCGGAGACGTGCACCATGTGGATGAACAGCACGTCCGGGCCGAGCCCGATGCCCTGGTCGCCGCGGGCCAGGCCCTGCATGATCGGGTTCAT
This genomic interval carries:
- a CDS encoding amidohydrolase family protein, which produces MNDTAPTPGRPYVIRGGTVMSMDPAVGDFERADVLVDGGRIAAVGPVVDAPDGADVIDARGRVVLPGFVDTHHHLFETALRSYLPNGLLINDGSGSPSADPSYMEHIIGRFAPAYRPQDVYINMLYGRLSQLDAGVTTVLDTSQIHHTPEHSDAAVAALTDAGARSVAGYWAGDGRPGSRFPDDARRLRSRYFSGDGLLTMAMGGEIMGGIDAYAPVWTLARELDVPIAAHALGFMMNPIMQGLARGDQGIGLGPDVLFIHMVHVSDEVWQSVRDAGVRVSLAVPIEMTMRHGTPPLLTVQALGMEPSLSSDVETTMAADPFTLMRATLTLQRMQVHERVFAQPGRTPENFWPAPAPGTPELLLDRDVLRFATINGAEHLGLGHRTGSLTPGKEADIVILDATALNVAPMNSAPGAVVTLMDRTNVETVIVGGTVRKWRGRLLDADLGRLGSELEASRDHLFQAAGIKRNLFA